Within the Pseudanabaena sp. BC1403 genome, the region CTCATAAGCTCTTTTTAACTCAGAGCCACTTTTGAATATCTCGGACAACGCTTTCCCAAATCCTTCACTTAGTTTTTTGCCGATTGTGTAGGCTCTGTCGCTTAGTCTCTCATCCCCTAATTCACAACTCGCAAAGTTTTTGTCCCACCAGTTCATCATTTTTCTTGCCTACTTTTACTTCATTTTTTATACTTTAACCTCATCTGTGCCCTTTCCCTGAAAGACCCTTCTGTTATGCCTTTCAAAGATCCCGTGAAAAGTAAGGTCTTGTGATGACCTTTGAAGGGTTACGGGTTACATAATTTTTGTTGAGCTTTATAGCAAGAGAGCTATTTTATCTGTTCGCATGGATAAAAATTGAATGCGATCGCCACCAGAATAATTAGGCGCGATCGCTTAAATATTATTTGTCTTTGAGATCGGGACGAATCCTGAAAGCGATCGCCTATAACTTCTTTGAACTCAACAGCGAAATTAATCCATTTTTGCTTGCTAGATCTTGGCTAGAAATAGACAGCCTTGCCCATGCTCCTATTCATTGATATTAAGATGGTGATTATTATATTTAGAAGAAAGGGATAAAAAGAACTTGCCCTTCATATTCTTCAGGTTCACTACAACAAATAAATAGTTCTAAATCATCAATAATTTTACCAATTGGGGCTGTCGCAATCACTTCAACAACTCCAGTCATAGGTAATCCTTGATTGACACGCTCGTATGCATACATCGTAATAGTGGCTACGTCATGGGTAAGCAAGATACGTCCCTCGTTCGCAGCCCATTCCAAAATAACTGGATCATCAGTATGCATCAGCCCTACGTCTTGCACTCGAACTAAATCCAGTTCAGGCAAGCGTCTCATTAGACCACGCAATATAGCTCCGTTAAAATTTTCGTCACTTAGAAGGCGCATTTTGCCCTGCTTCTTTTTGTGACTGACGAGTAAGCAATCGCTGCCTCAGTTCCACTAGATTGTGCTTTTGAGTAAGTTGCTGTCTGAGTTGTTGCGCTTTTTGATTGCGTTGCTCTAAATAATTGTCAATTTCCTGACGATGGCTTAGATAATAAGCGATCGCACTATATATGTCTTCTAAATGAAGAACTGGATACTGAATAGCGATTTCTTCTGGAGTAGAGCCATTGTGGTATGTAGCAAGTAGACTATCTAAAGTCACTCGACTGGAACCTATACGGATACCTCCTACTTCATCCCAACGTAGAGGGGGAGAGGTTGCTTGGA harbors:
- a CDS encoding DUF5615 family PIN-like protein, whose amino-acid sequence is MRLLSDENFNGAILRGLMRRLPELDLVRVQDVGLMHTDDPVILEWAANEGRILLTHDVATITMYAYERVNQGLPMTGVVEVIATAPIGKIIDDLELFICCSEPEEYEGQVLFIPFF
- a CDS encoding DUF433 domain-containing protein gives rise to the protein MSLMSATAKFQATSPPLRWDEVGGIRIGSSRVTLDSLLATYHNGSTPEEIAIQYPVLHLEDIYSAIAYYLSHRQEIDNYLEQRNQKAQQLRQQLTQKHNLVELRQRLLTRQSQKEAGQNAPSK
- a CDS encoding transposase DNA-binding-containing protein yields the protein MMNWWDKNFASCELGDERLSDRAYTIGKKLSEGFGKALSEIFKSGSELKRAYEFSPIGKQNLARS